A window of Desulfobulbus oralis genomic DNA:
GGGCTGAGCTTCATGCCCCGCCATGTGGGTAGCGCTCTAGAGGCTGTGGGTATGCTGCGTAGCAGTCGTGCAAAGCATGCCTTTCTGGTGGAACCGGCGGCAGGAAAGGCCATATCTGCCCTTGGAATTCAGATTGATGCCGCAGGAAATCCCCTTCGGGGCTGTCTTGATATCCGTGCGCTGTGGGCCGAAACGTTTCCTCAGTCTCCCTATATGCCACTGGGGGCGCTTGCCGTTTTTGGTTCGCTGGCGGACAGCCGAGAAGCTCTAACTGCCATCCGTGCGAGTTATGTTGAGGGCGTGATCCATGCTAGGGAGCACCCCCGCATGGCGCTTGAAACTACGGGCGTTGTTTTTCCTGTTTTGGGCAGGAGTCTTGAAGGAATGGGTGTAGAGCGAGTTTGCGACATACACATTATGGACAGCGACCACGCAGCGATGATGGTGACTTTTTTTCTCACCCAGTTACTTGAAGTTTCTCCGGCCTCCATTGGAGGGCGTATGCCTGGAGAAGGCTTCCTGAGGTTATCCAATGCGCGCCACTGATATGTTCTGGGGGGGGGTGGGCTGCGGTGTTCTTATAGGAGCGTGGGAGGTTGCGGCGCGGGGCAGTCAGGGATTTGTTATGCCATCGCCAGCGGCGACGCTTATCGCCCTGTGCGATATCCTTTCGCAGCCAGACTTCTGGCGCGATGACTTCCGCATCAGTTTTGAGCGTTTTGTGTGCGGTATCGCTTTAGGTGGAGGTGCGGGGATCTGCTTAGGGCTGGCAGCTGGGTTTTACAAACAGCTGCGTTTGGCGCTTACCCCCGCCCGCTGGATGCTTTCCAGCGTGCCTGGCGTAGTTGTGGTCATGCTCGGCATGCTT
This region includes:
- a CDS encoding ABC transporter permease, with product MPSPAATLIALCDILSQPDFWRDDFRISFERFVCGIALGGGAGICLGLAAGFYKQLRLALTPARWMLSSVPGVVVVMLGMLWFGIDSEMVIFVVALTVVPTVYVGVVEGIRAVDSGLQEMIAVYRIARLQRFWHVYLPAITAPLLSSSIIALGEGCV